In a single window of the Biomphalaria glabrata chromosome 13, xgBioGlab47.1, whole genome shotgun sequence genome:
- the LOC129922570 gene encoding neuropeptides capa receptor-like: MTVNFTILSEAIGIVGIVGNVINILNFRKQGYKDGVNVTLTALAVSDLGMLITHQVILQIYNPWLDESSLVMLKPHMLLFVIYVDDFFNRVSGFVTACAAFERCLCVVLPMKVKLLMTRRVATVVNISIFVALIGYVILPNCLVYVGSKYLPNFNRTFAYVYYTENREAVMNIYYLVNALFFPNFIILMLMAFTAILITKLKFNSEWRHRVSNPQSRGKNSVNYKERNAIAMLATMSGIYVVCVIPRSTLNLADGLFEEIKVGGIYFDLNKLGYSFLILFEAINCSVNSIIYFKMSSKYRQVFYQMCLWWKKR; encoded by the coding sequence ATGACTGTCAATTTTACAATCTTGTCTGAAGCTATTGGCATTGTAGGCATTGTGGGTAATGTCATTAACATACTCAATTTCAGAAAACAAGGCTACAAAGATGGTGTCAACGTGACTTTAACCGCGCTGGCGGTCAGTGATCTAGGTATGCTTATCACTCATCAGGTCATTCTACAAATCTATAATCCTTGGTTGGATGAGTCCAGTTTGGTCATGCTGAAACCACACATGCTTCTTTTTGTAATCTACGTGGATGATTTCTTTAACAGAGTCAGCGGGTTTGTTACTGCTTGTGCCGCCTTCGAGCGCTGTCTCTGTGTGGTGCTCCCCATGAAGGTGAAACTTCTCATGACACGACGTGTCGCTACGGTGGTAAACATCTCCATCTTCGTCGCTTTGATCGGTTACGTGATTCTGCCGAACTGTCTTGTTTATGTGGGCTCAAAATATTTGCCTAATTTTAATCGAACATTTGCTTATGTTTACTATACAGAGAACAGGGAGGCGGTTATGAACATCTACTATCTTGTCAATGCGTTATTTTTTCCCAACTTCATCATTCTGATGTTAATGGCGTTTACAGCCATCCTGATTACGAAACTGAAATTTAACTCTGAATGGAGACACCGGGTTTCGAACCCACAGTCTCGCGGAAAGAACTCGGTGAACTACAAAGAAAGAAACGCCATAGCCATGCTTGCGACAATGTCTGGCATATACGTTGTCTGCGTGATCCCACGTTCGACCTTGAACTTGGCTGACGGACTATTCGAAGAGATAAAAGTCGGAGGCATCTACTTTGACCTGAACAAACTTGGGTACTCTTTTCTTATTCTTTTCGAGGCTATCAACTGCAGCGTGAATTCCATCATTTACTTCAAGATGAGCTCGAAATATAGACAAGTATTTTATCAGATGTGTCTTTGGTGGAAAAAGAGATAA